gttgaattttataattttatataatataagaaactttaaataatttattttgaaatatttttaaaatattgaaacttgatattaaagttagaaactataaacactctaaattgatttgttatagcaatgtaaataatatgtcactataatatgaaagaatttcaataaaccaagtatattaaaacaaaaggtataaaaatatattaaattNNNNNNNNNNNNNNNNNNNNNNNNNNNNNNNNNNNNNNNNNNNNNNNNNNNNNNNNNNNNNNNNNNNNNNNNNNNNNNNNNNNNNNNNNNNNNNNNNNNNNNNNNNNNNNNNNNNNNNNNNNNNNNNNNNNNNNNNNNNNNNNNNNNNNNNNNNNNNNNNNNNNNNNNNNNNNNNNNNNNNNNNNNNNNNNNNNNNNNNNNNNNNNNNNNNNNNNNNNNNNNNNNNNNNNNNNNNNNNNNNNNNNNNNNNNNNNNNNNNNNNNNNNNNNNNNNNNNNNNNNNNNNNNNNNNNNNNNNNNNNNNNNNNNNNNNNNNNNNNNNNNNNNNNNNNNNNNNNNNNNNNNNNNNNNNNNNNNNNNNNNNNNNNNNNNNNNNNNNNNNNNNNNNNNNNNNNNNNNNNNNNNNNNNNNNNNNNNNNNNNNNNNNNNNNNNNNNNNNNNNNNNNNNNNNNNNNNNNNNNNNNNNNNNNNNNNNNNNNNNNNNNNNNNNNNNNNNNNNNNNNNNNNNNNNNNNNNNNNNNNNNNNNNNNNNNNNNNNNNNNNNNNNNNNNNNNNNNNNNNNNNNNNNNNNNNNNNNNNNNNNNNNNNNNNNNNNNNNNNNNNNNNNNNNNNNNNNNNNNNNNNNNNNNNNNNNNNNNNNNNNNNNNNNNNNNNNNNNNNNNNNNNNNNNNNNNNNNNNNNNNNNNNNNNNNNNNNNNNNNNNNNNNNNNNNNNNNNNNNNNNNNNNNNNNNNNNNNNNNNNNNNNNNNNNNNNNNNNNNNNNNNNNNNNNNNNNNNNNNNNNNNNNNNNNNNNNNNNNNNNNNNNctttaaataatttattttgaaatatttttaaaatattgaaacttgatataaaagttaaaaactataaacactctaaattgatttgttatagcaatgtaaataatatgtcactataatatgaaagaatttcaataaaccaagtatattaaaacaaaaggtataaaaatatattaaattactcataatataataacttgctttttaaaaagcaaatttacaaaattatgtcttataatgacattcaagtcatgatatagaatatacattgttgaaataacttcacatacataaactaatacaacatattaaaattttattttaaaatataaaatatacaaaatgtaacatccgtgaaccaaaatcctggtttgggagttgcatcggtcgatgcagatgatgcatcggtcgatgcaaggtcgagttcctgcgttttgacttaagtcaaacgctgcgttttgggtaaaggaaaacccttaagctcatgttttgtctcattaggcatgtttagccgcttttgagagaaacgaaagagaaagagaagtgttcttggtgattcctggagatttgaggctgttcatgtagagatttgtagctgggattgttgtaggagcttcctagaagcgttttcttcttgtgtttaggttcagattcgtcttggcaaaggtaagtgcaggaccatggcttatctaagctagagaactctttaatctgcttgttgtgtgatgttagacttgttagattgttgccatggacgttaggaagctttcttgtggcttgggatcgagttttgtggttgtaggaacgaagatccggcgataagcttcggggaaaacacgatgctcagcattgcgtcggtcgatgcatatcttgcgtcggtcgatgcaagtgcgaggacggcgcgcaaaactctagggtttttgtgttatatcgagcatgcgtcggtcgatgtagaCTGGTTGTCGGTCGAtacaagtgtaacttgcatcggtcgatgcagtttctgtgtcggtcgatgcttccccatgtggtgtcggtcgatgcatgttggtgtcggtcgatgcagagtcctggtttgttatttgttgtttgttgattgttgtatgatggttagagatactctattgcttgtgtgtatagcccagtagatgggaggattgccttactgaatgtttataaaatactcatgcattgcaacatgtgtttgtggtgcagataaaggcaaagtgtgatcgtggaatcaaggctataaagaggaggatgttctagggactcggtttgatgttgtctggcattgctaggttgctagagtttggtcattagaaacattgctaggttgctggtttcatgtttcctgattattggttattattggatatggtttatgttatgatattggttattattgtatatttattgatattgttattcCTCTGttagttgtgattgtggttaggtagctagtggatatgagaccactagttgtagtttatttatatatttactattcatgatttattaaaaaaaaaaagaaggtcggtcctttcacaaaattttgtataaaataaaatttacaaaattttgtataaaataaaaacattagaatcattaacaatataaaacttacaaaatatgtgtttttttcaagccaccatatttagcatatgattttattgcataatgttttttatccaaaatttttttaaaaaacaatcacataaaatttttttttatataaaaattacaatataaataaaataaattttaattcgtgctctagcacgagtgttaatctagtaatatattaaaaatatagaaatataaataaatgtatgaaggtaaatacaaatattctctaacttaaattatttatatatttactttaggaaataaaatttctttatatatttttaaaaaattgtttaaggtttaggatttattttttttcaacaatttttaaacccgcaTATTGtgcgggcccttatctagtataatataaacatgAAAAGATAAATAGGATGTTCCTCTATTTTTCATGGTAATTCTGaagtatatgatatttttaCTTCAGGACAAGCTTTAATTTGGATACATTTTGCCTATGTACAAAGGTGATCGTCAACTGCTAATGTCTCGGTCTTGAGTTACCACTACTTTTCTTCATTTTGGTGAAAGATATGAAGAAAGACTGAATCAAGTTGAGACTAAATATGAGAAATGTATATTTGTGTCCCTCGGAAGATTATGCGTGGCTTAATCAGCCAAACCAGTTCAAATCATAAACGGCTCGTACTTAGGTAAATAAAGAAGGCATGATAAATAGTTAATTCCAGTTACCAAACTATTCAAAATTAAGCATAGTTTAACGTACGGTTAGACAAACCGAAGTAAGATAAACAAGTTACAATGTATCGAAAGTTAAAAACACCAAagagcttcttcatcttcttctatcagTTGTCGTCGTCAGAGAAGGTAGTCTTCTTACCACAGAATCTGATCACGTCGGATTTTTCCTCCTGTTGCTTCAGATTAGGATCTCGTAGAAGGTTGTCTTCATacctagaatatatataaaaaaaccctTGTGATCTCCCCATGTATACGAAAAACTTCAACCAATGTTCTCttgataaaaaaactcaaaaaagacAAATAGTAGTTAAAAAGTCCCTTACCAAAGCTTCTCTACAGGGTTGtacctaattaacaaaaaataacaacGTTAATCTTCTGTTGTGACATCAGAACTACAGAAACAAATCTCcatatggaaaataaatattactttGGAAGAGGGTATATCTTAGCGACATGAAGAGTTATCTTGCGATTGAACAAAAGTTCACCGTTCTTCTTTTCCAGCGCCTACAGTATAAAAGGTTTAATATTATACAATCGTACTTTTAAAGAGCcacttgtatatatttttcatccTAACTATACACTAGTACTTTTCAAATGACTTTTTCATCCTTACTAAAAATAACTAGTCTCaccttttttgtttcattatcaGAAGCAAACTCAAGAAAGCCATAGCCAGCATGCCGACCATCTTCTTTCATAGCAAGTTGAACATGAACGACTTGTCCAACATCTTTGAAGAAATCGATGCTGTAAAAGTGGAGGGTTAAAATATCAGTcaatgaaattaataaaacttgCTCAGAGAAGGAAAGTGGAAATAGAAGGTGCTACTTACATATCTTGTATATTAGCTCGGAAAGGGAGACGAGCAATAAAGAGCGTGTTTTTCATTACGGCAGGTTCCTGAATTTAACAGCCAAGTGTGTTAGCACGACTCTTAATTAAGGAGAGAAAAGGGATTAAATTGCATTAACAACAAAACGTAGATTCATCTCGTGTTATATATATggcaacagttgtgtttttgttCTGAGCCTGACAAGTATTTTGAAGATAATAAGAAGAGGTACCTCAACAAAATCGAGAGTTTCATCAAGTCCTTCCACTGTCTCCTGTTAAGTGAGTAGCCATTGGAACACATTTTGGAGATAATAATAAGAACACGATGCTTAACTGAACGCCATACATAAACTtgtacattattttaaaaactaaaactatacCTTCAGTGAGATTAAATTAGCCTCCTGATCATCAAACTTGTGCGGGAGACTAGGATCAGCAAGTCCTTCCGTTAATGTCTCCTCCTGTTACATACATGAGTAGTAGCCATATTAGAAGACAGCGTAAAGAAGATTGTTCTCAAAAGAACCAGAGGACCATCTAATTAGGTTACCTTCTCGTCGgaattttccttttgtttcttgagaACCGGTTTGGtctccaaatcatcatcatctggcTTTCGCTTaccggatgatgatgatttgctAGCACGGGCGCCCATGGAGAAGATGAAAACAGCGACGGCTTATTTTCTGGTAAGAGTTGAGAGCAGCAAGCAATATTAAAAGATGTCCTTAGGTAAAAGTTATTGAAAACGTAAGAGCTATTGGTACAGAAACTAAATCAACAAGTAATTCAGTCTTTCTTTTGAAACTATTTTCTATCACAAACCTGATCTAGAACCTCTTCAAAACCCTTTAGCCCTCTTTGAATCTATTTCTAAGCTACTCTTCTCAAACTATGAATCTCTGCCTCTCCATAAGGCCAAGCATCTATCTATAAATAGGACGAGCCATACAACAGGCTTTTTTCCTGTTCTAAAACTAATAGGAATTgacaatttccttttcttaaaagAAATAGGAAATTATCTTATCTTCTCTAATTTTTCGTTTTCCCTTGTAATCCTAGAACCTCTTCAAGCTTCTTTTGATTCGAATATAAATCGCCATGACTTAATTCCATATTTTGGCTTCTTACCGTTTGCTCGAATTACTTCTTGTCCTACTTGTAACTAACCGTGTCATATAgttaatatctaaaaataaaagtccTGATGATGCACGCACGTGTTTCTTATTTGGGCTTAGAGAAACCCAAATGGTTTACCGTGTAGCCCAAGTTTATCCTAAACACACAATAATCGAGGCAACCAATCCGTCTCAGTTTTCCGACGCCGGCGTCGGACCCTTCCCTCTTTTCTTTTGAGCTCTCGTCTTTGCTACTCCTCCGGCTTTGTTGAACCACTCTTAGCCGTGCTTTCCCTTTCCGACCACTATAGCTTCAGCGTAAGCTCAGATATAAAATTGGTAAGAACACATAAGGGGTTCttaccaatttttttctatttaaattttggatttgtcAATCTATGAAGGttcttaagaattttttttttgaaaacaattgaTGTAATTGGTGTTTGAAGAGTTGATAATCACATCAAAAACAATAACTTGTCAAATGAAAAACAGAGTTTCATGATCTTACACATATTTTGATTCGAGTGACTATAAAACAGAGTTTCAAGACAGATTTGGTGTTTTGAGTGTTGACAAACACATTGAAGACAGAGATTTGGTGTCTTGTCTTCTACTTAGTCTATACAAGTGTTTAGGTGAGTATACAAGTTTTTCATACGAAGCTACTATAAGTGAAAAACCTCACAAGTATCACGGAAAAAAGGATACCTTGAATACCTGGAAGAGAGGAACACCTGTTCTTTGACTCTAAAGTATGTCCATCGTCTATGTGACAGCACAAGCCAATAGATATCATATGACTCTGCAAGCAAACTCCTCTTGCAAGTCACTGTCTCCATCTATTTCTTGATATAAGTTCTCATCTCACAGCCATTAAAAATCAGAACTTTAATTCTCGACTTAGAAAGGgtagaaaagaaaatacaaactaAACAAATACCCAAATTCCTAAACAGAAACTAAGCAAACCCCTTTGTAACTCAAAAGGGAGCAGAAACTAATATATATGACGACTCTCCTCACTCTTATCTCATTGACAAAACTAACAAAACTGTCAAAACATCTAAGAATAATCATTCTcataactaaacaaaaataacaagtTAAGGTAAGTATAGCTCTAAGTAATTACAAGCTCAAAATAAACTGATTCAGCTACTTAATAGCTACTCTGTCGCTACACTGACTTCAACTTGGAccaattttaaaagtaaaacaaagcaaaacccAAAGAGCAAAAAAATACTGAAGGTAAGCTCACCAGATCGGGATATAAACTGATAAGAACCGAGTACGCAAACTCTTATTTCTTATTGTCGATCAAGGTACAAACCCAAGGAGATGGCTAACACATCATCTTTGTTAGCTCACCATCCACCATTCTCACGCAGGAGAAGCTTCTACATCAATCAACATAGAGATCCCTTTATGTAGATTTTGATATCAAACCCACTTGTTTTCTTAACATTCACGACTTGGGTATTTATACACGAGCCTCCTTGAATAGGATAAGCTCCAAGATACTAAACTATCAGACTACATGTCCTTATCAAAATACAAAGATAAGTTATGAACATTATACGATCTTATCCGCAATACTCCCCCTCACGTTGGAGTGTGAAGATCCTGAACGCCCAACTTGGACATAAGGTAATGAAACTGATCGCGACAAAGAGCCTTCGTAAAGATGTCCGCTAGCTGTTCAGTGGTACGAACATGTTGAGTAGTAATAATGCCATCACGAACTGCATCACGAACAGCATGACAATCATTCTCGATATGCTTAGCAAGCTCACGGAAGAATGGATTAGAGGCGGTATGAATGGCTGCCTTGCTGTCACAGAACAAACGTGTAGGCGCAGCGCGGTTGATACCAAAACCCTTGAGTAACTTATGCAGTCATTTAATCTCCTTAAGTGCAAATGACATAGCCCGATATTCGGCCTCGGCAGAAGAGTGTGAAACCTTATCCTGCTTCTTTGCCTTCCAAGAAATGGGCGAACCACCAAGTAACACAACGTAAGCACTTAAAGAATGTCGAGTGTTCGGGCAGGAACTCCGATCCAAATAGCAATAAACATCGAGGGACAGATCCGTGTCCGCCTTAAGAATAATATCCTGACCAGGGGAGCCCTTAAGAAACCGAACAACCCACAATGCAGCCTCTAAATGACCCTCCCTTGGAGTCTTCATGAACTGGGACAAAACGTGTACGGAAAAACACAGCTCTGGCCGAGTGTGAAGGAGATACAACAAACGACCCACCAGACGACGATAAAGCTTAGGATCCAAAGGCAAAGGACCATCATCAGAAGCgagatgatgattttgttcAAGTGGAGTGTAAGCCGGACGAGAACCGAGATTACCAGTGTCAGCAACGATGTCGAGGGCATATTTGCGTTGTGTCAAGAAGATGCCGTCAGGTCCACGACTTACTTTgataccaagaaaatattttagcTTACCCAAGTCCTTCATAGCAAAACAACGACCAATATACTCTTTGAACTTTGCAAGCATATAACCATCATTGCCACAAATGATAaggtcatc
This genomic stretch from Camelina sativa cultivar DH55 unplaced genomic scaffold, Cs unpScaffold00597, whole genome shotgun sequence harbors:
- the LOC109131583 gene encoding nucleolin 2-like, yielding MGARASKSSSSGKRKPDDDDLETKPVLKKQKENSDEKEETLTEGLADPSLPHKFDDQEANLISLKETVEGLDETLDFVEEPAVMKNTLFIARLPFRANIQDIIDFFKDVGQVVHVQLAMKEDGRHAGYGFLEFASDNETKKALEKKNGELLFNRKITLHVAKIYPLPKYNPVEKLWYEDNLLRDPNLKQQEEKSDVIRFCGKKTTFSDDDN